CTAGAATTGAAATGTCCAAAGATGCCCTTCCTGAGAATACCTGTCAGCTGGAGAGTCGATACTGGAGAATAACAAATGCCAAAGGTGATGTGGAGGAAGTCCAAGGTCCTGGAGTAGTTGGTAAGTGAAAAATTACTGGAGAGAGTATTTAATGTTCTTGTTATTAAAATTCTGTTATTGCCTGTTCGTTGGGTTGTGGGGTTTGTATTGAAATCAGGGAAAAAGAGATGTATCCATCTGTTCTGGCTTTCAAGTTGCTTTGTAAGGAGTATCTGAACATCCTGCTACTTAGCCCCTCCCCAGTTTTTTATAATACCAATAACTGCTGAGCATCAATTTATGCATCCACTGGAATACAAATTGATCTGCCTGAGTCTGTTGTGGAGTGTAAGTCCTTTAGCAGCTGCTAAATGGTAGTTCTCCATCAGTCCTTACTACTGTAAGGACTAACCCTGATATTTCACCCACAGGAGAATTCCCAGTTATCAGCCCAGGGAAAGTCTACGAGTACACCAGCTGTACCACGTTTTCCACAACCTCTGGATACATGGAGGGCTACTACACCTTTCACTGCCTCTACAACAAGGACAGATTCTTTAACGTCACAATCCCTAGGTTTCATATGGTGTGTCCAATGTTCAAGGTGTCTACAGCATGAACGGTaagcagaaatgcagatggctaaaacaaaccccagaatGATAAAAATGACCAAAATTACAATGCTGAATAGTATTCGTATTGCTGATTCCATACAAAACATGCCCCATGATTCAGAGCTCCTCACTGGTGCCTGCAGACATGGCATTGCACGAGCCACTTGGGTTTCAGAGCACCCTCCTTGGTGGGAGCACACGCATTAATTTTAGCCATAACAATGTATCTGCTCTATTCAGACATGCTCCAGTTAATAGTGGTTTAAAAACTGTAGTCTGTGATGTGCATTAGTTCTTGCTGAAAGTGCATTTCATAAAGTCACTTAATGACTTTGCAAATCACCAAGATACTTCTCTTGCTGTTAATTATAATGTAGTTTTAGTTTGGAGATTGTGGGTTAATGAtatcatttctctcttttctttgacACATTTAGAGAAGGGctcttgatttattttatccCCAGTTTTTGTGCAAGCACTGAGGGGCTGTGAGCTTTCctcaggagcaggcagctgcttgCACACTATGACAGGTTTATCCCAGGATTTCAGACCCTCATTCCCAGTGGCTGTAACAGTAGGTGCCAGCAGATGTCGTGCTTCTAACAGAAAATGACGTCTCTTAACTTTTGCTCCCATTTTTGGGAGTTGTAACTCCCTTCATGTCCAACTTCCTTCCCTTCAGCTGATtggaaaaataatctgcttttctctcttgctcCACCCTTGTTTTAAAAGTACTAATGacccttttgtttttaatttactttagtAAAAAACAACCTAAACCACCAAGAAAATGGGtacagctgagctgctgaactGTGGCTTTGCATAATTGTAGGTATGCAATATTGAAACCAAATGAATCCTTAGGAAGTGAAAGGTCAAGTAGTTTGGCAAAATGACCTCTTGCAAATTAAACTTGGTTTTAGGACATAGATCATAGTGTCTTCTTCAGCTAATGGGTGTGATAATGCAGCCCAGATTTTTCTAGGCAACTGTTAGTGCTTTCCTACAATTACCTGGAAGGGAAGATTTTAATTAAACCTGGGTGTGTTTTGTATTAGGCAACAAATGCTAATGAGTCTGCAGTGGATGAAGACCAGGATTCCACAGGCGCTGATGACTGCCGAGATCCACGTAGAGTGTTGGACGTTCCTGCACCCTCTGGATGCTGCCCATGTCACACTAgtgggattttttcccaaacaaCCTGTTTGCATAAGCTGAACTCTTCAGGGCTAGTGCATAGGAATATTTCTGACTGTTGTAAATGAACTCTGTTGCACATCAGGGCAACTAGCATGAATGTTGGTGCCAGTTCTCATATTCATTAGAGTATAACTTCTGTTTCACTGGTTTGGAAgtgggggaagagggaggaaaacggggaggaagaggaaggtgtTTGGGCTTTGTTCACTTATTCCTGAAGTGTGAAACAGTTTGATAGTCCAAGGTACTCATATCttacattttcaaagtattGCCTATTTATGATCATACTGCAAATATGGTGTGGGTATTTGGTTTTATACAAAGCATTAAAAGGGTGTATCCTGTTGTCATTTCTCGTGAGTTTCTGCTCTGGATAACTGCTGCTAAGAATGAAACTTGCAGTTTGGTCTGAATATCCCATTTGGGTGAGATTAGGtgctgttctgctttttaattattttttttaattaacatagTAACAGCAAAAAATTCTGGTCTTCAAAATGTATAAATTAGGAGTGAAACTGGCCTTATTTTTAGACAATCTGTTTGTCAGCTGGATTTTATGCTAAGTGACTCTGACTGGAGAATGCCTCTGGGAATGTAGTGTCCATGCATAATCTGCCACTCGTTAACTAAGGAATTTCTCAATGACTACAGAGTATGGATTTGTAAATatgttttgagggttttttccccgTTACATGATGTTTGCTGTTGTCATAGGTGACAAATCTATGTTATGTATCATGTTTTCCTGAGCCCTGGATGAATTTTTGTAActgaatacaaaataaaaggaaaaaaaaggggagaggCTGGCAGAACAGCAGATGACtagaaaatttatatttaaagaagTATCTGTTTGCTTTAtcctttttgggttttttttgttgttgttttttatttttttttttttgtcattaataaACAACTTGACTGCCTGTTTTGTTCTCAAGTGCTACATAGGACTGTTTTTGCCAAGACTTGAGCAATAATTTTGTGACCAGCATTGGTGTAGTCAGTTCTTTTGACAGCCAGAATTTGTAGGTTTAATGAGGTAGACTGGTATATTGTTGTTCCAGCTCAAATTTTCCATTATTGACTAATttccagatttctctttttttttgcaagtcCAGGTTTTGGATTCTTCATGTGCTCAGCTTTCCCTGGTGCATTTTCCACAGTGGCACAAGgtagaaaaacaaatactgaGTCTGATCCCTACCACAGTTGCTAGGTGAAACATctccagaaacaaaaccagcttgTGTTGTCCCTCACAGGAGTCAGAACAGCACTGAGTTGCTGGAGTGCTTCCAAAACATAAGGATTTTTGAGGATTACCACACAATTACCTGTGAGGGATAAGAAATTATCACAAAAGTTTTGTCAAGGATCAGTATGAGAAGGTTTTAGTGGAACTAGAATTTTCTGCAGGGTTGTTGGTGCACTGTGTGTTTCCAAGGACAGATAACCCTCATGGTTGGAGGCTGTTCTTGAGAAATTTCCTCCTAGGATCTCTATGTTCTAGTACAGTGGAATCAGCTCGAGGACATGGGACTCTACACAACAAACAGTGCTAACTCTTGGCAATTTCACTCATTTTTAGGGAGTGGTTCTCCCTTGGATTGTTACAGATGAGCTGGAATTCTTGACTGAGAAGTCAAGATGCAGGacagtgctgtgctttcagCCTCTGAGAGCTGCGGTGCCAGGGTTTGAGACCTCAGCTTTGGGCGTAGCTGGTGGCAGAGGGGTCTGGAGTGAGGAGGGAACCAGGCAGGGAATTGAGGGATTGCTGCTCCTCCCCTGAGCACAAATGTGTTTGTAGCAGGCCAAAGGGTGTTTCTTTGCTTCAGGCAGCTATTTTATCACAGGGTCgacagcctggagctgccaaCAGCGCTGCAGCTCCTCATGATGTGCATTTGAAGTGGGGCTGAAGCCAGTGGCTCTGCTCGCCCCTCCCAAGAGGTGTGAATctcagaatcatggaatgaatGTGAAATGAACAACAAAGGAGTTGATGATGtttggcagcactgctggactGTGGGAACGTTtactgagcagcaggagagaacTGAGTCgaggtcctgctgctgcagacagcaccTCACTGCTCTGGGTGAGCACAGGTGTGGGATAGTGTCATTCCAGTGCATCCAGCTGTCCAACACTCCCTGTAGTCACTGGAATCCTGGGAATGTCCTTCCCTTTGGCCACCATCCTGCAAGCTCAGCCTGAAGCTCTGCCACCTTCTCCTGACTCAGATCTGACTGATGCTTGGTTAGGACTTCACCTGGCCAGGTAAAACCAGCCTCGTTGAATACCTCTAGACTCAGCTTGTGGTGAAACCCTGGTACATCCAACACAAACATGTACCTGGTCTGGTCTTTTTTCTGTCCCTATGCTGACAGTCCCTTTATAATTACTTTGTAGGATTCCTTAAAcatttttgtgggattttgcTGGCTGAATAGTTTCATGGAGGGGACCTTTGGACACGATTTCTTTGCTGTGATGcatcacagagagaaaaacaagtggTGTGCCAgccagtgaaataaaaaaaacaactgaaagtTGCTGTGCAAGTTATTCCAGTGTTTggtgctggttttattttttcctgtcattgcTTAATTTCTCAAAATTTATGCAAAGAATTTAAGGTGGAAAATTCAGATCACGTTTGAAATAGCATTTATCTGTGATGATACAGATAAATGTGTGCTCTTACAGATAAATGGAGGAACTATTGCCAGATTTTGGGAAAGGAAACCAGGTAAATGTTCAGCTGTGGCTGAAATTCCTCGTCTAAGTGAATtaatatgagattttttttctatcatatTAATTGAAGGGATTCTCATTTAATAAGCTGTGTCCAATAATCCACAAGCATCTTACACccctttgcttttatttatagcTTAAACAGAGGCAAAATCTTTTAGACAGAAGATCATATGTTGAGCTGACTGATAATCCACCAAGAGAATCTGATGTAAGTTCTGAGTGATTTAGGGTTTGCTTTAGGTTTAGTAAATGAATTGGTAGTTTTGGTGTggtaatgaaaacaaatataagaattctttttaaatacaactGGTAGTTTTACTGGTATTTCATATTGTCCTCAAGTCAGcactgaacttttttttctagGCACCATGGATCTAAGTATTAATAAAGTACTTTTGGTGTCCTCAACTACATTTCTATTGGTTTTCAacacttttttctcatttgtgaaTGTTTATATTCAGGTACCTCTGGAGGAAAGTGCCACTTTCCATTCCTAGTTGTTCCTTTGTGTATTCTAAAACCCTTCACTGTTTTCATTAATCTATTAATTCACACCATGAGGAGAACGTGAAGTCCCTTCCAATACTGAAAAGGCatccaagagagctggagaggactGTGGACAAGGACCTGGAGTGACAGAACAGAAGGGAATAGATTTTAAGTAATGGGGGTAGGTTTAAATGGGATattgagaagaaattatttaatcagAGCAGGGTGAGGCCCTTATACAGGTTTCCCAttgaggctgtggctgccccgttcctgaagtgttcaaggccaggttggatggttGGAGCAACCcgggctagtggaaggtgtcactgcccatggcaggaaaTCTTGACGttcccctccaacccaaaccaccccagGATTTAACCCAAGTGGCGATGGCCACAAGCATGGCCACATGACTCGTGAGCGAGGGTGGCACACGCGTTCCTGGAAGCGTTCCTGGAAGCCTTCCCGGCCGGCGGGAGCAGGGAGCGCACAGGTACCTCGGCCCGCCCGGCCTGAGAGAGCGCCTCTGCCGCTTTCGGCTCCGTCAGCGGCTGCCGGCCGCatccccgccccgccccggggGCGGCACCGCCAGGAGAGGCATCACCGGCGAAGGCAGCATCGCACCCCGCTACCCGCACACGCCAGGATTTGCCCGGGGAAGGTGAGCGGGACGAGCCCGGAGCAGCGGCGCCAGCGCCGGGGGCCCGGCGAGGCCAAGCGGTGGCGGCGGGGGGAGCGCGCAGGTCCCCGCTGTGGGGGAGAGAAGGGGGCAGAAAGCGGGGAGAAAGGCGGCTTTTCCCGGGAGCTGCGAGGAGCGGGGGGCAGCGTTTGGGTAGAACTGTGTGCTTGGCCCGGGGCAGGTGTGCTCTGGCCGTGCCCTGAGTCACGGCGGCCGCACCGCAGTGCGCTGCGCTGTGCGGGCCGGGCGCGGGGCCGAGGGACGGAGCGGCCGCGCACGGTGGTGGAACGCGGCCAGGAGGCAGCGGCACCTGCCCCGCCGCGCCCGGGCACGGGACACGGTGAGCCGCTCCCCGCAGGCATGCGGCTTGGGGTCCCCTTCGCCCtgtcccttcccctttccccccgTGCTGTCATTTGCgatgacagcagcagcaggtcttGTCCGTCTGCCTTCTCCCAGGTGGGACTGCAGAGAAATTCTGTTTCACAACCGGGCGCTGAGCCTTCCGTGCTGTAGCAGTTGCTGTTTCTTGTCATTGAGATGGGTCGGATGCTTGACTTATAAAACTAATTTAGAAAATTCGGTTTAGgagatgttttctgctttcatttcttttaagcCATGTTGAGAATTGCTGTTTATAtatattgtaattatttttcaaaggtCTGAATTTCTGGATGTCTCACACAAGAACAATTACCCATTTTCCCAAAAATAGATGCATTGAATTACTACTGTTTGGTTGGCTCTGAGGATTTTTATTCATCTGCCTTACATTTATGCTGGTCATGACTTGGTGTTGCTAAAAGGCAAAGCTGTTTTTGTCTGCCAACACATGGGTGACTGAGGACTCCTGGAAGATGGAGAGATTCCCAGGGTGATTCTGTTTGCTGCCCAGAAGGGCTCCTCCTGTATCCACCAGACTTAACAGTGCTCCTGTAGATCCACATCACTGTGGGTCGAGACTCTGGCCTTGAAAGGCTTCTTGCAAAGTTGTTTACCCCAGAAAATAAGCTCATCTTGCAcattatggttttattttttatgtttcccCCTCAGCTCAATAGTAAGTCatacagagagaagaaaaaggagagcaggttgggttttttagtCATTGGATGGGGTTTCCTAAAGTTCTTTTGGataggtttgggttttttgtcagTAGAAAAATGAACTAGACTTAGGGCTGAGAGgcatttaaatacttttttgcCGTGAACCCATCTTTTTAAGTCcacagtcactgtcctgggagGAAAAAGCTCCATCTTAACATGGGTAAGGTCTGTCATGCTAAAATCTTACAGCTGCAGGCAGAATTAAGAGCAATGACACTGTTTCACTACAGTTTTATCAGATATAAAATTTGttatctgaatatttttaatattttggaaCTTTAAATGTCCCTTGGGCTTTAAAGACAAACATAAATCATGTCCTCCTAGCACAAGTATGTTCCCTCTCTCCTTGCTATGTCTGCTTGATGCCTCCTTGGAATATCCTACTCTGCAATAGCAGAGGTTTTTTCGTAGGAGCTGTGATTGTAGCTCAACATGCAGAAATCTGTCTGTGAACTCCTGCTTTGGAGCTGCCtatgctttaaaaattcctGACCTTCCCATCTCAGGCTGCTGCCTACGGATTGCAGCAGCCATGGTGACCTGAGCCACCGCTGCAGGCACTTGGTGAGTTATTGCCTGTGTCAGTCCCTCAGTAAGAGGGACAAATTTTTGGGAGAGGGGAGGCAAAACCTCCTGTAGAGCAGCCAAACCTCTTGCAACCCCatgagagaggagaaaggagagcaGTCTGGCTCCAGGGTTACTGGGGaattgctgaaagagaaaaagcatttgagaCCTTTCGTTTTGTTAGGTGCATTTGGAACTGTGAGAAATTGGGAGGCCTGTTGAATGGTGTAatcagagaggagagaggagaccCATCTGAGCCTGTCAGGGCTCAAATATCAGTTCTGAGAATAAAAATCCTGTTCTCAGAATAAAAATCCTGCCTTGGAAAgtgcagttatttttctctcttgtgtttccctttttttcctggacagTGCTTTCAGTTTCATACTAAAACAAGTCTTGAAGCCTCAGTTCATCAACAGGCACTTTGTTTCTAAATAGAATAAACTTGTAATACCTCTTTATGCCCTCAAATTAGGCAAGAAGCATGACCAAGATGAACTGCATTCTGCTGACCACCTGCATTGTTCTGATTGCTTTTTGTGGCTCTGGTGAGTAGAAGAGAGGGACTATGTGGTTTCATGTTATGACAGAGGCTgagaaaatcatggaaaaaatgccagagggaagaaaaagagtgAGAAAGGCCTAGATTATTTAATACCACTGTGGGGAATGTCAGTAACCATCAAAGCAGGGCTCAGATTCTGTTCTGGTTGTCTTGGGTCAGGAGAGAGAATTGGGGTCAGGATGTGGTACTGCTTAACACAACAGAAAACTGGTATTGTGCTGCTAGAAAATGGGATTCCTCCTGTGTGAATTGGAAACCGGTGTGTAGtatggggagagggaaaggagatggaattaaaaaaattgatagaATAAAACTCAGCCTGTATCTGCCATTGCCTGGAAAAGGCAATCTTcaacatttaatattttgctcTGCAGGCAGATAATGGtaagtgtttttaaaagtgaCATAAATACATGCTTCAAGATGTGCCTATCAAAATTTCCAGCCTCAATTGGTACACTGACATAAGCTTGTCAATTTTAACTAAAGTCTTGAGTTTAACAATTTTAGCTTAAGTCTTGAGCTTAATAACCAGGCATATGTTTCGTGACAATTAGATGCAGATAAgtgattattcttttttttttttttttttcttttcctttttaatgatgctgctgctgtctcagtAGTTTATTACTCAGTGAAGATAAACCCTTGTTGTCTTAGGTTATACCTTAAGATGTTACCACTGTGACAACAGCCCTACCGTGTGCAGGACCAACAGCACCTGCTTAACAACTGAAGACACTTGCTTGCAGTTGAAATTTGGTATGTACAGTGTCCCACAGACCTAAAATAAACCCACTTGGATCAGCTTTCATTACCTCTAATCTGGCCCTAGCATGCATTTCTCAGCCTCACTCAAAAGGAGCTTGCAAATACTCTTGAAGGTCATACTTATATCCAAGCCATAATGTGTGATTTAGATCGGTGAGTTGTAGCTGTACAAGCATGTACATAGATAGCTGTATATACAGATAtagaaaataagcaaacaaataaacaaaaacacacacaagggaacttgaaaaaaaataagacattgaatttaaaatacaatttcttaTTCTTTGTAAACAGATAAAGGATGCCTAGCCcacaaaataaagctgcagaTAAATGGCTCAGTCATTTATGAATTGacactattaaaataaattctcttttcctgaggGTGAAGTGATTCATATCTCAGGAAAGACATCTTTAagtagatcaggttgctcagtttggccttgaatgtttccagggatgggacatccatcACCCCTCTGGACaatctgtgccagtgttttaccaccctTATGTACTCTTCTGGCTCTGTCTACTGCACATTTTTCAGAGAGCCTTGTCAAGTGCTGGCCTAGGCTACTCAGGGCAGTGCTagagtccccatccctggagggatgtAAAAGccacgtggatgtggcacctggggacatgggctAGTGGAgagcttggcagtgctgggtcaaAGATTTGACTTGATGATGTCAGAGGTCTTGTTTAGCCTAAATGAGTGAGtgcaggctgagctggctgGTGATGCCAGGTACTACTCAAGCTCCACCCTGTATTTCCCAGTGGGTGAATTGGATACACACCACTAAATTCCCAGTGGAGGCAAATTTGGAAACTTCTAAATACctgaatttaaaaaagcaagtaCATGGCTGTGGCAAAAACAAAACTATAAGGCTGAGGCTGGGGGCACAAATGGCCCATGAACTACGGGACGCAAGACTTTTCAAAAAGTGTCCCTCCTGGGGAGGGTGAGAGGCCAAGCCCAGTGATCTGTCCTTGAAATTTCATGTCAAATTGTCATTCCCAGTTTGCTATGAAATTTGGGGGTACATTTTATATCTTACTAGCCACTGCTGTGCAAAGTACTGTGGGTGGGACTGTGGTCAGATATTCCACTCTTTGTACAGAGTATTTTTTACTAGGAGGTTTGTGCAACACATTTCTGAGTGTGGGGTCAAAGAACCACGCAGCTTCTGCCTCCCTCCACTGCCCCTGATGCCATGGCAACACAGACCGTAAGGCCTGCGTCcaatttctgtgtttatacCATGGGCCCTGTCACAGACTAAGCTTTGCCTTCTCCTCACTGTTTTATTCTCTAACAGTGGCAGTCTAAGCATTGCTTCTCTCTCCCTACCAAAAATGGTGTTACTGTCAGTACTCTCttaatctgtttaatttttttgttccataGGTAAATTGAGAACTTTCTCCTGCTGGAAGGCATCCCAGTGCAGTATGAATGAAATTGCAGATTCCTTCCTGTTGgataattttgaattcttttgcTGCCAACACGATCTGTGCAATGAGAGTGCGATTACTGGGGTTAACAAAGCAGCCTTCAGTATTGCTTCTGTAATGGCCATGTTATGGATGCTCCTGTAATAATCCTGGTTTGTAAGCTGTCCTTTCAAGATGAAGTTACACAAAACCATTAACTCTTTTCTATATCACATATTTTCAGCTCCTATCCATAGGCAGAAACATTCCCGTGTAATTTTAAGTTGTTTCCCAAGGTTCTGTCTGTTAAATCACTGTCTCCATTAATGGGA
This sequence is a window from Parus major isolate Abel chromosome 5, Parus_major1.1, whole genome shotgun sequence. Protein-coding genes within it:
- the CD59 gene encoding CD59 glycoprotein; this translates as MTRERGWHTRSWKRSWKPSRPAGAGSAQVPRPARPERAPLPLSAPSAAAGRIPAPPRGRHRQERHHRRRQHRTPLPAHARICPGKARSMTKMNCILLTTCIVLIAFCGSGYTLRCYHCDNSPTVCRTNSTCLTTEDTCLQLKFGKLRTFSCWKASQCSMNEIADSFLLDNFEFFCCQHDLCNESAITGVNKAAFSIASVMAMLWMLL